In Candidatus Aminicenantes bacterium, the following proteins share a genomic window:
- a CDS encoding glycosyltransferase family 39 protein: MDLKPEAPTASNARRAVWARRLALALLLIGAALLRLQHIKADPPLIMPQISGSAGIYFDEGIYSHNARNKVLFGKWITDEWNPMVYNAPLTMIYYLGFQIFGISIVTVKAINILFGLLGIFLFHAGLRCYLRPGQALALTCLFAFDFYSLMYSRIGLLENFSAFGFLLGFYLFMRPEEERWPLFCLGLTAAVAALSKYLFAYFLISTLLAVAYRAWRRADPRTFVVFLAGVLTAALPWFFGIYLPFRSTFSKIGSGWGMLSLPRSLAQALANLWHNPLPRYLQLMPVAGLLFVLFGAWALLKIVRARSYGRACGHGHAVDLDLFVFFWIIGAMLTMGLLNYRPLRYYLPLLPAVYLAVSLLLRDREWIASQHRLFWPLALVPAGLFFPFFHSQAVGNPFFRVFPLALRLLIIPAAAAIMIYFTSARAVWRRSAAVFVFAVMLAGSLFLYDSQFYRRPSFRLEAASRFMATLPAGSVVLGQEAPRLTLGTNLRAVLSYENWFNDRDPFRRYAPDYVLALDRFNDAELGWIKRRFPDVAAHFRLLRAFPVWDTTVSLYQVK, encoded by the coding sequence GTGGATCTGAAACCCGAGGCTCCCACCGCGAGCAACGCCCGCCGGGCCGTTTGGGCGAGAAGGCTCGCCCTGGCCTTGCTGCTGATCGGCGCTGCCCTGCTGCGGCTGCAGCACATCAAAGCCGATCCGCCCCTGATCATGCCGCAGATTTCGGGAAGCGCCGGCATCTATTTTGACGAGGGGATCTACTCGCACAACGCCCGCAACAAGGTCCTGTTCGGAAAATGGATCACCGACGAGTGGAACCCGATGGTCTACAACGCCCCCCTGACCATGATCTATTACCTGGGCTTCCAAATCTTCGGCATCTCCATCGTCACGGTCAAGGCGATCAACATCCTCTTCGGCCTGCTGGGGATATTCCTTTTCCATGCCGGCTTGCGATGCTATCTGCGACCGGGCCAGGCGCTGGCCCTGACCTGCCTTTTCGCCTTCGATTTCTACAGCCTAATGTACAGCCGCATCGGTTTGCTTGAAAATTTTTCGGCCTTCGGCTTCCTGCTGGGCTTCTATCTGTTCATGCGCCCCGAGGAGGAACGCTGGCCCCTGTTTTGCCTCGGCCTGACCGCCGCCGTCGCCGCCCTGTCCAAGTATCTGTTCGCCTATTTCCTGATCTCGACCCTGCTGGCCGTAGCCTACCGGGCCTGGCGCCGCGCCGATCCCCGCACGTTTGTCGTCTTCCTGGCCGGCGTGCTGACGGCGGCGCTGCCGTGGTTTTTCGGCATTTATCTCCCCTTCCGCTCGACCTTCAGCAAGATCGGCAGCGGTTGGGGCATGCTCTCCCTTCCCCGCTCTCTCGCGCAAGCGCTCGCCAACCTCTGGCACAACCCGCTACCGCGTTATCTCCAGCTGATGCCGGTCGCGGGCCTCCTGTTCGTTCTTTTCGGCGCCTGGGCCCTCTTGAAGATCGTCCGGGCGCGGAGCTACGGCCGGGCGTGCGGCCATGGCCATGCCGTTGACCTCGACCTGTTCGTCTTCTTCTGGATCATCGGCGCCATGCTGACCATGGGGCTGCTGAATTACCGCCCGCTGCGCTATTACCTGCCGCTGCTGCCGGCAGTTTACCTGGCCGTTTCGCTCCTGCTCAGGGACCGTGAGTGGATCGCCAGCCAGCATCGGCTCTTCTGGCCGCTGGCCCTTGTCCCGGCCGGGCTGTTCTTTCCGTTTTTCCATTCCCAGGCCGTCGGCAATCCCTTTTTCCGTGTTTTTCCCCTCGCTTTGCGCCTCCTGATCATTCCGGCCGCGGCGGCGATCATGATCTATTTTACAAGCGCCCGTGCCGTTTGGAGAAGGTCGGCGGCGGTATTTGTCTTCGCGGTGATGCTGGCCGGATCGCTGTTTCTCTATGACAGCCAGTTCTATCGCCGGCCCTCCTTTCGCCTGGAAGCCGCCTCGCGTTTCATGGCCACGCTGCCCGCCGGCTCGGTCGTCCTGGGCCAGGAAGCGCCCAGGCTCACCCTGGGCACGAATCTCAGAGCCGTCCTGTCCTATGAAAATTGGTTCAACGACCGCGATCCCTTCCGCCGCTACGCTCCCGACTATGTCCTGGCCCTGGACCGCTTCAACGATGCCGAATTGGGCTGGATCAAGCGCCGCTTTCCCGATGTTGCCGCCCACTTCAGGCTGCTGCGCGCCTTCCCGGTCTGGGACACGACCGTCTCCCTGTACCAGGTAAAATAG
- a CDS encoding YraN family protein, translating into MDKKTIGQNGEQAAAAFLKNKGYKIIQPNYRVAGAEVDLVASIGDILCFVEVKTRKTSDFGAPEAFVTRPKQLKIIRAARFFSARKPYRDFRVRFDVVSVLRRDDGFVCDHLENAFEE; encoded by the coding sequence TTGGACAAGAAGACCATCGGTCAGAACGGCGAGCAAGCCGCCGCCGCCTTCCTCAAGAACAAGGGCTACAAGATCATCCAGCCCAACTACCGCGTCGCCGGCGCCGAGGTGGACCTGGTGGCCAGCATTGGCGACATCCTGTGCTTCGTCGAGGTCAAGACGCGCAAGACCAGCGACTTCGGCGCCCCCGAGGCGTTCGTCACCCGCCCCAAGCAGCTGAAGATCATCCGCGCCGCCCGCTTTTTCTCGGCGCGCAAGCCTTATCGCGATTTCCGCGTGCGCTTCGACGTGGTCTCGGTGCTGCGCCGCGACGACGGCTTCGTCTGCGATCATCTGGAAAACGCCTTCGAGGAGTGA
- a CDS encoding cyclic nucleotide-binding domain-containing protein, whose product MEDIKDIIAEIFIKLSLFNQLSMTAVRELAALAEERIFHQGDTIFEESTTGKSLMIIVSGEVRITQKAKISGEETLSVLKKGDFFGEMALLEDLPRSATAIAHSDTFMLEISRENFLLFIEKDPASGAKILFILAKILSARLREADVKIKAFVNLSQWI is encoded by the coding sequence ATGGAAGATATCAAGGACATCATCGCCGAAATTTTCATAAAACTCAGCCTGTTCAACCAACTGAGCATGACGGCCGTCCGGGAACTGGCCGCTCTGGCCGAGGAGCGCATCTTCCACCAGGGGGACACGATTTTCGAGGAGAGCACCACCGGCAAATCGCTGATGATCATCGTGTCGGGCGAAGTACGCATCACCCAGAAGGCCAAGATCAGCGGCGAGGAAACCCTGTCCGTGTTGAAAAAAGGCGATTTTTTCGGTGAGATGGCGTTGCTCGAGGACCTGCCGCGCAGCGCCACCGCCATCGCCCACAGCGACACCTTCATGCTCGAGATCAGCCGCGAGAATTTCCTGCTCTTCATCGAGAAAGACCCGGCCAGCGGCGCGAAGATACTGTTTATCCTGGCCAAGATCCTTTCGGCGCGCCTGCGCGAAGCCGACGTCAAGATCAAGGCCTTCGTCAATCTCAGCCAGTGGATCTGA
- a CDS encoding DUF1493 family protein, whose translation MKKILVLGAGLVSRPGVSYLLEQKNLTVTVASRTVAKAEKLVKGHGNGRAAAIDVENNRELAALIKDHDIVISLLPWIHHVKVANLCLEHGKHMVTTSYVSEGMKKLDPAVREKKLLFLNEMGVDPGIDHMSAMKIIHSVQAEGGKIIHFHSYCGGLPAPENNDNPFGYKFSWSPRGVILASRNSARFLENGKIVEIEGKDLFLNYKVEEIEGLGKFEVYPNRDSVPYKELYGLKDAQTVIRGTYRNLGWCDTFKKIVDLGLVDETPIPDLKKSTFKKMIADLIGSPTSQQVKEETAKKLGLAPDSEIIKRFEWLGLFSDDAVGDFDNRLDVLSQRLQEKLFYKEGEKDMLILRHRFQVKNKDKSKDLITSTLIDFGIPNGDTSMARTVSLPMAIGTRLIAEDKIALRGVLAPVNPEIYEPVLAELKTLNIHMVEKRIHLK comes from the coding sequence ATGAAAAAAATCCTGGTTCTCGGCGCCGGCCTGGTGAGCAGGCCAGGAGTCAGCTACTTGCTGGAGCAAAAGAATTTGACGGTCACGGTGGCCTCGCGCACGGTGGCCAAGGCCGAAAAGCTGGTCAAGGGCCACGGCAACGGCCGCGCCGCGGCCATCGACGTGGAGAACAACCGCGAGCTGGCGGCGCTGATCAAGGACCATGACATCGTCATCAGCCTGCTGCCCTGGATCCACCACGTCAAGGTGGCCAACCTCTGCCTCGAGCACGGCAAGCACATGGTCACCACCTCCTACGTCAGCGAAGGGATGAAAAAACTCGACCCGGCGGTGCGGGAAAAGAAGCTCCTGTTCCTCAACGAGATGGGCGTCGATCCGGGCATCGACCACATGTCGGCCATGAAGATCATCCACAGCGTCCAGGCCGAGGGCGGGAAGATCATCCATTTCCATTCCTATTGCGGCGGACTGCCGGCCCCGGAAAACAACGACAACCCCTTCGGCTACAAGTTTTCCTGGAGCCCGCGCGGCGTGATCCTGGCCTCGCGCAATTCGGCCCGTTTCCTGGAGAACGGCAAGATCGTCGAGATCGAGGGCAAGGACCTCTTTTTGAACTATAAAGTGGAGGAGATCGAGGGGCTGGGAAAATTTGAAGTGTACCCCAACCGCGACTCGGTCCCCTACAAGGAGCTGTACGGCTTGAAGGACGCCCAGACGGTCATCCGCGGCACTTACCGCAACCTGGGCTGGTGCGACACCTTCAAGAAGATCGTCGACCTGGGACTTGTCGACGAAACGCCGATCCCCGACCTCAAGAAGAGCACCTTCAAAAAAATGATAGCCGATCTGATCGGCTCCCCGACTTCGCAGCAAGTGAAGGAAGAAACGGCAAAGAAGCTCGGCCTCGCGCCCGACTCCGAGATCATCAAGCGCTTCGAGTGGCTCGGCCTTTTCAGCGACGACGCGGTCGGCGATTTCGACAACCGCCTCGACGTGCTAAGCCAGCGCCTACAGGAAAAGCTGTTCTACAAGGAAGGTGAAAAGGACATGCTGATCTTGCGCCACCGCTTCCAGGTCAAGAACAAGGACAAGTCCAAGGACCTGATCACCTCCACCCTGATCGATTTCGGCATCCCCAACGGCGACACCTCCATGGCCCGCACCGTCAGCCTGCCGATGGCCATCGGCACCCGCCTGATCGCCGAGGACAAGATCGCGCTCAGGGGGGTGCTGGCCCCGGTCAACCCCGAGATCTACGAGCCGGTGCTGGCCGAACTGAAGACGCTGAATATCCATATGGTGGAGAAGAGGATCCACCTTAAATAA
- a CDS encoding DUF4931 domain-containing protein, with protein sequence MPELRKDPITGTWVIISEERKKRPKYYQIVVDKDISKPENCPFCPGNEAMTPPETFALRPDHSRANERGWSLRVVPNKFPALRIEGELRKSGEGFYDKISGIGAHEVIIETPEHPAERIDIDGNQVKNTMLAAKSRILDLKKDTRFKYIMVFKNFGPTAGATLSHSHTQLVALPVVPLRVQEEIDGARAHYEMKERCIFCDIIQYESEADRRLLVENEHFIVMAPYAPRFSFELAVYPKRHNPAFESTPDNELNSLSTILGDILGRVGRLLSRPDYNLIIHNAPCQNSVGDFFHWHIEFMPVL encoded by the coding sequence ATGCCCGAACTGCGCAAGGACCCGATCACCGGAACCTGGGTGATCATTTCCGAGGAAAGGAAAAAAAGGCCCAAGTATTACCAGATCGTCGTCGACAAGGACATTTCCAAGCCGGAGAACTGCCCCTTCTGCCCCGGCAACGAGGCGATGACCCCGCCCGAAACCTTCGCCCTGCGCCCCGACCATTCCCGGGCCAACGAACGCGGCTGGAGCCTGCGCGTGGTGCCCAACAAGTTCCCGGCCCTGCGCATCGAGGGCGAGCTGCGCAAGAGCGGCGAAGGCTTCTACGACAAGATCAGCGGCATCGGCGCCCACGAGGTAATCATCGAAACGCCCGAGCACCCGGCCGAGCGCATCGACATCGACGGCAACCAGGTCAAGAACACCATGCTCGCCGCCAAGAGCCGCATCCTCGACCTGAAAAAGGACACCCGCTTCAAATACATCATGGTCTTCAAGAACTTCGGCCCGACCGCCGGCGCCACCCTCTCCCATTCCCACACCCAGCTCGTCGCCCTGCCGGTGGTGCCGCTGCGCGTCCAGGAGGAGATCGACGGCGCCCGCGCCCACTACGAAATGAAGGAACGCTGCATTTTCTGCGACATCATCCAATATGAAAGCGAGGCCGACCGCCGCCTGCTCGTGGAGAACGAGCATTTCATCGTCATGGCCCCTTATGCCCCGCGCTTTTCCTTCGAGCTGGCCGTCTATCCCAAGCGCCACAACCCGGCATTTGAAAGCACTCCCGACAACGAGCTGAACAGCCTGAGCACGATACTGGGCGATATCCTGGGCCGGGTGGGCCGTCTGCTGAGCCGGCCCGACTACAACCTGATCATCCACAACGCCCCGTGCCAGAACAGCGTCGGCGATTTCTTTCACTGGCACATCGAGTTCATGCCGGTCCT